GTTGCACCAGTAGTAAGTAGTAGTATAAATGGATGGATTGGTGGTCAAGCGCTAGCAGCACAGACAACTACACCACCAGATAAAAAGAACGATTCATTTATGCGCTATAGAATCAGGTTAAACGTTGCAGCACCAGTTGCTGACAACATCAGCTTCAACGCAAGGCTTACAATGCAGAAGAACGCAGGTGTAAACGGGACAAATAATTACGCTAACCCTGTGACCGCTGCAAATTCAGGTTACATGTTAGATCAGAATACTCTATTCGTAGAGAGATCTTACATCACATGGACTCTGAACCCATATCCTGTTACATTCGTCCTTGGCAGACTTCCTACTATGGATACAGGCAGATATTACAATGCGCTCTTCCTTGATGCCTCAGTAGAAGGCGGTTTGGTAGTATTCGACATGTCAAACTTCCTTCCATCAACTTCAGTTTCAGCTGCATGGGTAAAGCTCTTTGACGCAGGCAACGTTACGTCAGCTCAAGAAGCTAGTGGTCTTAAAGATAAGGACGTATATATATTAAACCTCAAGACAAAGCTCTTTGACACCTTTGGTTTAGAAGCAGACTACGGTTATATAGACAAGTTTACGTATTTTGGTGCTCTTTCAGGAGTTCCTGGCGTAACATCTGGTGCAAACGGCATCTATGGCAAGTATGACTGGTGGGCAGTAATAGGTAACTGGACTATGTACAACGTAAACATGTGGGCAGGATATAGCGGCACATCCACCGACATGCCAAGAGAGGGAGCAACGGGTCCAGATCTTAGTGGAACACACTCTGTAAACGGCGGAGCATGGAGAGTAGGAGCAACTATTCCTCTTCCAGTCGGCGCTCTAACTGGTGACTTCTTCTTTGGCGACAACAAGTACTATAACCCATTCCTTTTTAACACATGGGATGCTGGAAAGTATAAGGATTACTACAATGTATACTATCAACTTCCAGTCGCAAAGAACGCAACCTTGACTCTTAACTACGACTATTGGAAGGGTAAGAGACCTTATAACACAGATTCAGTTAATGGCTACTACTATACTTTCAACCCAGATCAGATCAAAGACGATACAAGATACTACATTCAGATGGACGTAAAGTTCTAAAGAACTTTTTTAGCCCCCGAGCAATCGGGGGCTTTTTTATTGATAAGCAAAAGTATTTTTATCTTAAGATTTTCTTATAGTCTCTCTTCCTTCACTAAACTACTCTTTTTGTGATAACATAAGTAAGCTTATCTAAAAGTGAGGGGCTCTTTATTGAATAATCGCAGGATAATTCTTATTTTTTCGTTGTTGTTCATATTCGCATTAAGCCTATTTATTTCTGGATGCGTCCAAATAGGCATAACAAGCCCTGCGCTAAAAATTGCTATTGTAGTCCCTCTTTCGGGGGAGTTTTCTCAGATTGGAGAAGAGGAGAGAAATGGAGCCCTTCTTGCAATAGAGGATGCCAATGCTGCAGGAGGAGCGCTGAGCAGGAAATTTGAGCTTGTCCAGATGGACGATAAGGGCGATCCAGTAGAATCCGCTATCATTGCCCAAAAGATTTCTGCTGATTCCTCTATTCTTGGCGTTGTTGGAGGGGCGAACGCAGGGGACACAATTTTGCCCGCTGAAATCTATGCGAAGAACAACGTAGTAATGGTAACTCCTTCTACTACAGCCGCAGAACTTACCGCTAAAGGTTATTACAGCGTCTTTAGAATCTGTGCCAGTGACACTTTAGAGGGACCATATGCTGCTAACTTTATAATAAATAATCTGAAATTAAAGAGAGTTGCAATAATAGAAGACAGCAGCGCCTATGCAAGAGAACTAACAAACTCGTTTAAAAGTGAATTTTTAAAACTTGGGGGAGCAATTCTTACAGAGGAAAAGATAGTCCAGGGAGACAAGGACTTCAAGGTTCCTCTTGAAAAGATAAAGGTTCTTAATCCTGAGGTAATTTATTTTGCAGGGATGTATCCTGAGTGCGCACAGATCGTAAAAGAGGCAAAAGAAATGGGAATAAAGTCCATATTCTTTGGTGCTAATGGCATAAGAGATATCGAATTTGTAAAGATTGCAGGGATAGCATCAGAGGGCACAATGGCTACGTCGGTGGGCTTTCCATTGGACAAGTTTTTAAAGGGCACTAATTTTATTCAAAGATATAAAGAAACTTTTAAAAAAGATCCCACTGACTACTCGGTCTTTTCATACGATGCAACTTTATCTATAATAGACGCTATTAAATTAGCGGGTAAACCGGACAGGAGTATCCTTGCAAATGCAATGCACAATTTGAAATATGATGGTATATTAGGTAGTACTTCTTTTGATAAAGAAGGCAATACTACTAATAATCTTGTTAACGTGTATGTAGTAAAGAACGGTAACTGGATAAGTTTCAACTAATATGAGGGGAGTGATTTTACAATTTTTTTACAACAATTGGTAAATGGAGTAACTTTGGGGGCGGTATATGCCCTGATCGCGTTAGGCTATACTATGGTCTACGGCATACTTGAGCTTATCAACTTTGCACACGGAGAGATCTTTATGATGGGCTCCTTTTTTGGGCTCCTTTTTTGGTGGATTCTTGAGATGACAGGGTTCTCAAGGATTATCCCGATTCCTCTTATTATATTTCTGATGTTTATATTTTCTATGGTAGCCACAGCCTTTTTGGGAGCCCTTCTGGAATTTATCGCATATCGCCCGCTAAGGAGCGTGACTAATAGACTCATTCCACTGATCAGCGCACTTGGAGCATCGATTTTTTTGCAAAACTTTGCTATGCTAACGTTTGGCTCTACAAATAGGGTATATCCTGCGATATTTCCAGATGTTGGTTGGGATTTATTTCACGCAAGGATAAGTCTGATTCAGGTATTTATTTTTATTACGTGTATTTTAATGATGGCGGGATTGACCGTTCTTGTAAACAAAACCAAATTAGGTCGTTCAATGAGAGCTGTGGCACAAGACTACGTTACAGCAAGCTTAATGGGCATAAGGGTTAATAGAATTATTACGATCACCTTTATGATAGGTTCATCTCTTGCTGCTGCTGCAGGAGTGATGTATGGGATGTATTATGGTGTGGCAAAATTTGATATGGGATATCTTGCAGGTTTGAAGGCATTTACTGCTGCTGTTCTTGGAGGCATAGGTAACATTCCTGGCGCCATGCTCGGAGGTTTTTGTCTTGGTATTATAGAAAGCTTTGGTGCCGGATACATATCTTCTGAATACAAAGATATGTTCGCTTTTCTTATGCTTTTGTTTATTCTTCTGCTTAGACCATCGGGTTTACTAGGCCAGCAGGTACCGGATAAAGTATGATGAACTTCAGATTTAGAAGAACCCTTAGATCTCTTGCAAGAAATTGGAACAATCTTGATATGCGCCTCAAGTGGGGTATACTCTTTGTAGTTGCGCTTGTCTATCCGTTTCTTGCTTCCTCTCAATATTACGTACACATTATGAACCTTGCTTTTATCTATGTGGTCCTATCTTTAGGGTTAAACATTGTATGCGGTTTGGCAGGACTTTTAGATCTGGGATTTATAGCCTTTTATGCTGTAGGAGCTTACACCTATGCAATTTTATCAATTAAACTGGGCCTTAGCTTTTGGGAAATATTGCCGATTGCCTGTTTTGCAACGGCTCTTTTTGGACTTTTGGTTGGCTCTGCTGCTTTTAGATTAAGGGGTGACTACTTTGCAATCGTTACTATGGGATATGGCGAGATAATTAGAATCCTTGCAAATAACCTTACCTTTTTAACCAATGGTCCCATAGGAATAGCGGGTATCCCAAGACCGACTATCTTTGGATTCAAATTTGAGGACCCATTTCAGTATTACTTTCTCGCGCTTTCCTTTGTGACTATTTCGATATTCTTAACTTACAGGTTTCAAGCATCAAGAATAGGGAGGGCTCTTGAAGCTATAAGGGAGGACGAAATTGCAGCTGTTTCTATGGGAGTAAACCTTAAGAATTTCAAATTAATCTCATTTATAATAGGTGCAATGCTTGGTGGCTCTATAGGAGTCTTTTTCGCAAGCTATGCTACCTTTGTTTCGCCTGAGAGCTTTAGCTTTATGGAATCGGTTATGGTTCTTGCAATGGTTGTGATCGGAGGGATGGGCACTATAGAGGGTCCAGTAATAGGCGCTCTCATTCTTGTCTTTTTGCCTGAGGCTCTAAGAAGCCTTTCTGATTACAGGATGCTTATATTTGGCGCTCTTATGGTATTTATGATGATTGTAATGCCAAAGGGCTTTATGGGGTGGATAAAACCAAGGAGAATCCTAAAGGTTGCAGAGGAGGAGAATTCTTTTGTTACTAGAGATTTCTAATGTTACCAAACAATTTGGAGGGCTTATCGCTGTAAATGACGTTTCTATGGAGGTGAACGAGGGGGAGATAGTTTCTGTTATAGGACCTAACGGTGCAGGAAAAACAACGCTCTTTAACTGTGTTACAGGCGTGTATACCCCTGAAAGGGGAAAGATCCTTTATAAAAAAGATGGAGTAGTAAGAGACATTGTAGGGGTTCCTGCACACAAAATTGCATATCTGGGCATATCAAGGACCTTTCAGAACATCAGGCTTTTTAAAAATATGACAGTTCTTGAAAACGTCCTTGTTGGTAGACATTCAAAATTAAAATCTAAAGTATGGGAGATACTTTTGACCCTACCGGCTTTTATAAAAGAGGAAAAGGAAAGCGTAAGATTGGCAAGAAATCTGTTAGATTTTGTGGGTCTGTTAAATAGAGAATCGGAGATCTCGGTAAATTTGCCGTACGGGCTTCAAAGAAAGCTTGAGATAGCAAGGGCTTTGGCATCTGAACCGAAAATACTTTTGCTTGATGAACCTGCCGCAGGAATGAATCCATCTGAGACTGAAGAGCTTATAAGGCTTATTAAAAAGATTAGAGAAATGGGGGTAACAATAATTTTAATAGAGCACGATATGTCTCTTGTTATGAAGCTCTCAGAAAAGATAATTGTATTGGACTTCGGACAAAAGATTGCTGAAGGAAGTCCTGTAGAGATTAGAAACAACCCAAGGGTAATAGAAGCATATTTAGGGAAAGAGGAAGCAGAAATTGCTTAAAGTAAACAATATAGTCTTAAGATATGGCGGCATATTAGCTTTGAAAGGGGTGTCTCTTGAAGTAAACAAGGGGGAGATAGTGGCTCTAATAGGTGCTAATGGGGCAGGGAAGACTTCTGTTTTAAAAGCTATTATGGCAGTTGAAAGGGTTTCAAGCGGCGAGGTGTATCTGGACAACGTTCTTCTGACAGGACTTTCTACTGACAGGATAGTAAGCATGGGGCTGTGTCTGGTTCCTGAGGGCAGAAGGATTTTTACTAGGATGAGCGTTCATGAAAACCTTTTAATGGGGGCCTTTCTTAGGAAGGACAAAAAGGGCATTCAAGACGACATAGAAAAGGTTTTGACGCTTTTCCCCAGATTAAAGGAAAGACTGAATCAAAAGGCTGGGACTCTGTCAGGAGGAGAACAACAAATGCTTGCAATTGCAAGAGGAATGATGTCAAGGCCAAAGTATCTATTTTTGGATGAGCCATCTTTAGGACTTGCTCCAGTTTTGGTTGACGAGATATTTAAGATTATAAAGGAAATTAACGAATCAGGAACAAGTCTTTTAATTGTTGAGCAAAATGCGGTGAAAGCGTTAAAGCTAGCAGATAGAGGATACGTGATAGAGACAGGAAACATTACCATATCCGGGACCTCTGAAGAACTCTTGAATTCTGAACATGTGAGAGCGGCCTATCTTGGAGGACATTAAAAAGCCGCGACACAAAGCCGCGGCTTTTTAGTATTATAAAGCTTTTTTTATTCTTTGCTCTTCCAGAGACCGTGAAGGTTGCAATACTCTCTTGCCATAAGGTTTTTGGGTTCTGTAGGAAGCGAGAAGGTGGCTTCTGGCTTATCGTTAAAGTTAAGTCTTTTTATCAGAACATATGAATCATCAACGTGAAGTTCTATCCACTCAATCCAGTGGGTGCTGGTCATTGGGTGAGGAGTAGAGCCTACCTTTACCAGTACTTCCTTTCCGTTTCTCTCTATAACAGGAACGTGTTTTTCAACTACAGCATCTACGGTATTTTCCTCCATAAGCTTCATTGGACTCCCACAGCAGACGAGCTGTCCAACACCAGAGTGCAGAACCATTACTATATTACCGCATGTCTCACACTTGTAAATTTGCAATACTTCTGTGGCCATTAATTACACCTCCTAAGTGATAATTAATATTATTATAACAAATTGTAGCAAAAGTCTTAAAAAAATGCTCTAATGGATTAGATAAACAAATTTTACCAAATTAGATTTTTCCTTTGAAATGTCTTGCCAAATAGATTCTAATTTGTTTTCCCTTTCTTTATCTTTTTTGGAAAGGTTTATTGCTATTATCAAGTTTTCTTTGTTATTTAGTATTTCGATCCCTTGAACGCTACTAGCAAAGATCTTCCATATCCTCCTTCCTACAGTTTGAAGCATCTCAAGGAGTTCATTTTCAACTACAAAGTTACTTATTTCGGCTCTTTCTTTTTCTATGGTGTATCCTGAAAACCCTAAAACTTCAAGTACCTTGCCATGGTCCTTTGAAATTTGATAGTTTTCAAATAGATCCTTTTCAAGTCCCAATTTCTTTATAAGTCTTGTAACCAGGTCTTCTAGCTCTTGAATTCTTAACTTTAGTATTTCAATTTCTCTTTCGTTCAATTTTTCTCTCCTCACTGTGTTAGTTATTTTTAATTTTGTATATTTTCAAAAGTTCGTTTGTGTTAACGAACAATACGTTGTCCTTTTGGGCACTATTTAATAGGGCTTCTAATTGATTTTTTCCTAAATATGGATGAAAGAAAAATGAAACTACACCTCTTGAAAAGGCTCTATGTTTCTCAAGTTCGTTGTAAACTGTTTTTTGGGTGAAGTTATACCCGTCATAACCAAAATCTTCAGGTATCCAGTAAAGCCCCCTATAAGTTGATGGATATGTTAACATTTGGTGAACTATTAAGGGGTTATCGAATTGAACTTCGTCTACCAGAAGAACCCTTTCATAAATCGTCTTTATGCCCTCATTTTTGAGTGCTTTGTAGAGAATAGGTGTAGCCATATAGTGAGGAGTCTCCCATCCATCAACCTTAAGGCCAGCTTCCTTTATTATGTTTTCAGCTTCCCTAACTCTGTTTTCAAGTTGTTCAAGAGTAATTCTACCTGGAAACGGTTCTTGGGTTTTGTTGTCCCAAAATTCGTATCCTATAGCTGTTACTCCAGAAAATTGGTGTGTAAGGCCATGAATAAATATTTGGGCACCGTGAGATTGAGCATTCTTTAAAATTGCTATCAATTTTGGATCGTCTGTTAATTTTACTTTAACCTTTTTTGCTGGGTTTACAAATATTGGTATTACACCAATAGAAAAATGAATCCTCCTCTTTTCAAGAAGATCTATTACTCCTTCTAGTTTTTTAATGTCATACATTGGATGTACGTCTTCTAATCTGATGAGCCCTAAAGGCCTTGGCTCTTCTGACACTCCAAGAAATCTCGCCAACACGTCACAAAGCGCCATGTATCTTTTTCTGTCAGGCCCTAAAAAAGGATGGGAAGCCATAAAAAATAGATTTTTTGATCTTAAAAGTATGGGCGCTACTGAGCCTTGATTATTTTCTGCTTTAATCAGAACTTCAGATTTTTCTGGATTTATGGGCGTTACGTAAAATGGTTGTGTGTCAAATTTAAAACCTTTATATAAGACTTTATCAAAGCTGAGCTCCTTTTTAGAATATCGAAAACCTACTTTGTTTTTTCCATAACCTTCGAGCAGTGTCTCTTCGTTTGAGCCAATCCACCACGTAATTTTTTTCCCTGACTTTGCTCTCCAGACGAGTGGCTCTGGTATGAATTGCATTGCTCTTGTGCCTTCATAAAAGAGCATTTCTGGATCTTTTGCTACATAAGGTGAATCTATACTAAATCTTTCTGCTTTGATGTTTTTTACGCCTAATATGTTTTCAATCCATCTGGATTGCATCTGATCTACACTCGAATACCAGATTCTCTTCTGATCGCAAAATATCAAAGCTTTTGGAATTTTACCTGTGTTAAGGTAAGGGCATGCGATCAATATTATTAAGAAAAAAATGCCCAGCAGTTTATCTAACGATAAATACTGAGCACTTTGCATGATGACTTATCTTATCCGATACGCTCCCCATCAGAAATCCTTCAAATTCATTTAACCCTCTGCTTCCCAAGACCACGAGATCGAAATTTTCACTTTTTACCCTTTCAAGGATCATATTTGCAGCATTTGCTATGTCCATAAACGTAGAAACGTTCTTTACTCCGTTATCTTCTAAATATTTTTTGGCATCTTCAATTATTTTTTTTCCGTTTTTTTCAAGGTCTTCGATCATTTGCGGCATAAAAGCTACTTCTGCTCCCATTAGATCAGGTAGCATTGGTGGCATACATATGGCATGGCAGATTTCAACTGAACTGTCAAAGGCTTTTGCAAGGGAAATTGCGGTGTCAAGAACCTTTTGAGTGTGAACAGAACCGTCAATTGCAGCAAGAATTTTTTTATACATTGTTTTATTCGTGTACGTGATCGTGTGGATGAGTGTGTGGATGGGTGTGAACGCTTCCATCGCTATGAACGTGTTCATGAGAGTGCATGTTTTCTACAGTAAAGGTGTCTTCTTGATACAAGCTTTCCTGGGCTCTTTCTAGTGCTGCGGTTGTAAGTTTTAGATGTTCAACTGCTTCCTCCAGACTCTTTTCCATGCCATCGAAACCAAGCATACTTCCCATCATCTGCCAGCGAGCTATCTCTTCTCTAAGAAGTTGAATTCTATTTATCAGGTGTTTGGTTTCAATCTTCATTACCGTCATGTACGATTCGTTATTCGAACACATAATATGCCTCCCTAAATGATTTTATTAATATAGTATAGCAAATAATATAGCAAATTTACCTAATTGATTAAGCTTTTATGTATTGATACCCAGCTTTAGAAAGATTTACCATTTCTACAATGCCCGAAGGGACTATTTTTACGAACTCTAGTACGTTATCTAAAGCAGTGTGGGTTTCTCTCAGGGCGTTTTGTGAAACCATAAATTTTACTCCTTTTTTGTGCAGGTTAACCATCTCATCTTTTAAAGAATTTTCTCTATCCTTTGTAAAGAGTTTTACTCCATCGCCGTTTGCAATAAATACAATTTGTATCCCATCATCCTTATAAGCCTCTAGTAAATTTTTCGCGCTGAAAAATGCCTTAGAAAGCCTAACGCTGTCGTCAGTGTCAATATGAAATACTACGCTGTTCATAAATATTTACCCCCTTATGTATAAGTTATATTTATTATACAATAAAAAACACTTGAGCTACTATTATATGGGCATTTTCCAGCTAATAAAAAAGCCCTCCCAATTTCTCAGGAGGGCTTGTGGGAGTTTTCTTTAGAAGTTTACGTTTAGCTCAAATTCGAATTCGTTGTAATTGTTTGCTTGAGATGGGTTGAAGGTATAGTAATATCCGTTTGTTGTGTCAGTGTTATAAGGTTTTTGACCCTTTTGGTATATGTAGACAAGAGAAAGGTGTGCGTTCTTTGCAACTGGTATTAGATAGTAGAAGTCTAAATAATCTTTATATCCTGTGCTTACTGTGTTGTTGATAAATGGATTGTACCACTTGTTGTTTCCAAACCACAAATCAGTTCCAAGTGTGCCGACGAGGAATGGCATATCTCCACCAATTCCCCATGCGCCGCCGTTTACGCTACTTATGCCGCTAATATTTCCGCTGCCGTCAAGAACTGGCATATCAGTTGATGTCCCTTCATAACCTAAATACATGTCTACTCCATATATGTTCCAACTTCCAAGCACCAACCACCAGTCATACTTTCCATATTGACCGTTGTTTCCCGTTGTAAGAGCAGTAGCACCTGCAACAGGAAGACCGGGTGTACCAGTTTGATTAGCACCTGAGTACAAACTGCCATAATAGGCGAACTTGTCTACATAGCCGTAATCTGCTTCTAAGTTAAAGGCATTAAATAACTTTGTCTTAAGATTTAATATGTATACGTCTTTATCCTTATATCCATTTGCTTCTTGAGTAGAAGTAATAGAACCGTCGTCAAAAAATTTTGCCCAGGTAGCTGAAACGGTTGTGGATGGCAAGAAGTTTGACATATCAAATATTACTTGACCACCCTCAATGCCTTCGTCTAAAAACATGTTGTTGTAATATTGACCCTGATCCATAGTTGGCAGCCTGCCGAGTACGAACGTTATGGGATACGGATTGAGAGTCCATGTAATATATGATCTGTCAACGAAGAGCGTGTTTGAATTATCCATGTAACCAGAAGTAGCTGCTATTACGGGATTATTGGATCCTCCTGCGGTATTGTGGCCTGCATTCTTTTCAACTACAAGCCTGCCGTTGAAGCTGATGTTGTCTGCGACTGGCGCTGCGATGTTTAGCCTGATCCTATACTTCATGTAGGTATCGTTCTTTGTGTCCTGCAGCCCTGGATTGCCTGCATTGGTCATGCTTGGCGATACCGTGCCTATTATTGCTCCGTTTGTACTGGTATTATAGTCATAAATATCTTGCGTCACTGTGTATGTGTTGGCTTTTAAAGGACTAAGAGCATAGTAGTCCTGACTTGCAGTATTTAGTCTAAACTGTGCATCTCCTGTGAAGTTTACAGTGTCAAGAGCTGCCTTCTTCTCAAGCGCTGCAACTCTGACGTTTAGAGAGGCGAGTTCTGACTTAAACTCTTCAGCGAGTTTCATAAGAGTTGCGATGTCGTTAGCGTTAAGCTGGATCTTTTGATCCTGTGCATTTTGACCTTTTTCATACATATCAAGCATTCTTGCAACTACCATTGCCATCTCATAACGGGTGGCTGTTCTTTCGCCTCTAAATGTTGAGTCCCCATAACCAATGACCAATCCCTTTGCTGCTAAATCTTGCACTGCTTTGTATGCCCAAGAATTAGCTGGCACATCAGAGAATGGTCCTGCCATAGCGGGAACTGCAAGAAAGGCGATTAGAGATGCGACTACAAAAAAGAAAGCTAATTTTCTCAACTTTTAAAATCCCCCTTTAGGAAAGTTTAATTTTTTTTGTTTCGTATATTAGCCTCTTTACAGAATCACTTCTTGCACTCGGGGGATTTCACCTCCTTTTTTTGCAGATTGAGATCATCTGTAAAAGGCTCTTTGAAGGCTAATGCCATTCAAAGCATTAAATAGTGGTGAATATTTAGTTATCAAAGTCCTTTACTACTAACACCAGACAAATAATATTATGTTTATACAACTTTGTCAAAAATATTTTGTATTAAATACAATTTATTTTTATTTAATGCTTGAGGTTTTTTAGGAGGATTAAAAGTTAATAAGATCCAAAAAATTAATTTATATATAATTTTTTTTATTTTTCTATAGCGATTATTTTTTAAAGATATCAATAATACTTTAATATTATTGGTGTTCCAAAATTTAATTAAATTAATTTTTATTAAATAAAAACAAAAAAAGCCCTCCCGATTTCTCGGGAGGGCTAAAAAAGTTTTTAGAACTTTACGTCCATCTGGATGTAGTATCTTTGATCCTTATCGATCTGATCTGGGTTGAAGGTGTAGTAATAAGTACCATCGGTGTTATAAGGCTTTTTGCCCTTCCAGTAGTCGTAGTTAAGAGTAAGAGATGCATTCTTTGCGACTGGAAGAGTGTAGTATACGTTGTAATAGTCCTTGTATTCTGTGGTGCCCATTGTGTTAAGTATGAATGGGTTAAACCACTTGTTGTTGCCAAACCAAAAGTCGCCTGTAAGTGCACCGACTGGTAGAGGAATGGTAGCTCCTACTCTGAATGCTCCGCCGTTTACAGTGCTTGTGGCGCTAAGATTTGGACCGTTTGAAGTAGCTGATGGCATATCGGTAGATGTGCCATTGTAGCCTGCCCACATATCTACGTTGTAGATATTCCAGTTACCTATTATTGCCCACCAATCATACTTGCCATAAACTCCATTTGATGCTGTTGTTGAACTCATAGGTTGATAGGCCGAAGCAAAATATGTTAGCTTGTCTACATAGCCGTAATCTGCCTCTAAGCCAAAGGTGTTGAAGAGCTTTGTCTTGAGGTTTAATACAAATACATCTTTGTCCTTGTAACCATTTGCTTCTTGTTGAGAAGTAACCGAGCCTGCATCAAAGAGCTTTACCCATGCAGCTGAAACTGATGTGGATGGAAGGAAGTTTGACATATCAAATACTACCATGCCACCTTCTGTGCCTGTGTCCATAAACAGGTTGCTGTAATAAGCTCCTGCATCCATAGTAGGAAGTCTACCAAGGACGAATGTTACAGGATATGGATTCAAAGTCCATGTGATGTAAGATCTCTCTACATAAAGAGTGTTGTTGTCGTCGTTGTAACCGGTAAGTGATGCATACAATGGGCTACTGTTAGAAGAACCGTTACTATTTACGCCAGCATTCTTCTCCATTGTAAGTCTTGCGTTGAAGCTGATGTTGTCAGCAACTGGCGCTGCAACGTTTAGTCTGATTCTATAACGCATAAATGTATCGTTCTTTGCATCTGCTGGTGCTGCTGAAAGGTTAGCGCCACCATTTGGATAAGAA
Above is a genomic segment from Thermodesulfobium narugense DSM 14796 containing:
- a CDS encoding branched-chain amino acid ABC transporter permease — its product is MFLQQLVNGVTLGAVYALIALGYTMVYGILELINFAHGEIFMMGSFFGLLFWWILEMTGFSRIIPIPLIIFLMFIFSMVATAFLGALLEFIAYRPLRSVTNRLIPLISALGASIFLQNFAMLTFGSTNRVYPAIFPDVGWDLFHARISLIQVFIFITCILMMAGLTVLVNKTKLGRSMRAVAQDYVTASLMGIRVNRIITITFMIGSSLAAAAGVMYGMYYGVAKFDMGYLAGLKAFTAAVLGGIGNIPGAMLGGFCLGIIESFGAGYISSEYKDMFAFLMLLFILLLRPSGLLGQQVPDKV
- a CDS encoding DUF3373 family protein, producing MRKFAMFFVVASLLVALAVPAMAGPFSDVPANSWAYKAVQDLAAKGLVIGYGDGTFRGDRLATRYEMAMVVARMLDMYEKGQNAQDQKIQLNANDIATLMKLAEEFKSELASLNVRVAALEKKAALDTVNFTGDARFRLASEKLTYYALPAGTIVAPVVSSSINGWIGGQALAAQTTTPPDKKNDSFMRYRIRLNVAAPVADNISFNARLTMQKNAGVNGTNNYANPVTAANSGYMLDQNTLFVERSYITWTLNPYPVTFVLGRLPTMDTGRYYNALFLDASVEGGLVVFDMSNFLPSTSVSAAWVKLFDAGNVTSAQEASGLKDKDVYILNLKTKLFDTFGLEADYGYIDKFTYFGALSGVPGVTSGANGIYGKYDWWAVIGNWTMYNVNMWAGYSGTSTDMPREGATGPDLSGTHSVNGGAWRVGATIPLPVGALTGDFFFGDNKYYNPFLFNTWDAGKYKDYYNVYYQLPVAKNATLTLNYDYWKGKRPYNTDSVNGYYYTFNPDQIKDDTRYYIQMDVKF
- a CDS encoding desulfoferrodoxin; protein product: MATEVLQIYKCETCGNIVMVLHSGVGQLVCCGSPMKLMEENTVDAVVEKHVPVIERNGKEVLVKVGSTPHPMTSTHWIEWIELHVDDSYVLIKRLNFNDKPEATFSLPTEPKNLMAREYCNLHGLWKSKE
- a CDS encoding branched-chain amino acid ABC transporter substrate-binding protein, with the translated sequence MNNRRIILIFSLLFIFALSLFISGCVQIGITSPALKIAIVVPLSGEFSQIGEEERNGALLAIEDANAAGGALSRKFELVQMDDKGDPVESAIIAQKISADSSILGVVGGANAGDTILPAEIYAKNNVVMVTPSTTAAELTAKGYYSVFRICASDTLEGPYAANFIINNLKLKRVAIIEDSSAYARELTNSFKSEFLKLGGAILTEEKIVQGDKDFKVPLEKIKVLNPEVIYFAGMYPECAQIVKEAKEMGIKSIFFGANGIRDIEFVKIAGIASEGTMATSVGFPLDKFLKGTNFIQRYKETFKKDPTDYSVFSYDATLSIIDAIKLAGKPDRSILANAMHNLKYDGILGSTSFDKEGNTTNNLVNVYVVKNGNWISFN
- a CDS encoding ABC transporter ATP-binding protein encodes the protein MLLEISNVTKQFGGLIAVNDVSMEVNEGEIVSVIGPNGAGKTTLFNCVTGVYTPERGKILYKKDGVVRDIVGVPAHKIAYLGISRTFQNIRLFKNMTVLENVLVGRHSKLKSKVWEILLTLPAFIKEEKESVRLARNLLDFVGLLNRESEISVNLPYGLQRKLEIARALASEPKILLLDEPAAGMNPSETEELIRLIKKIREMGVTIILIEHDMSLVMKLSEKIIVLDFGQKIAEGSPVEIRNNPRVIEAYLGKEEAEIA
- a CDS encoding ABC transporter permease subunit, encoding MMNFRFRRTLRSLARNWNNLDMRLKWGILFVVALVYPFLASSQYYVHIMNLAFIYVVLSLGLNIVCGLAGLLDLGFIAFYAVGAYTYAILSIKLGLSFWEILPIACFATALFGLLVGSAAFRLRGDYFAIVTMGYGEIIRILANNLTFLTNGPIGIAGIPRPTIFGFKFEDPFQYYFLALSFVTISIFLTYRFQASRIGRALEAIREDEIAAVSMGVNLKNFKLISFIIGAMLGGSIGVFFASYATFVSPESFSFMESVMVLAMVVIGGMGTIEGPVIGALILVFLPEALRSLSDYRMLIFGALMVFMMIVMPKGFMGWIKPRRILKVAEEENSFVTRDF
- a CDS encoding polysaccharide deacetylase family protein encodes the protein MQSAQYLSLDKLLGIFFLIILIACPYLNTGKIPKALIFCDQKRIWYSSVDQMQSRWIENILGVKNIKAERFSIDSPYVAKDPEMLFYEGTRAMQFIPEPLVWRAKSGKKITWWIGSNEETLLEGYGKNKVGFRYSKKELSFDKVLYKGFKFDTQPFYVTPINPEKSEVLIKAENNQGSVAPILLRSKNLFFMASHPFLGPDRKRYMALCDVLARFLGVSEEPRPLGLIRLEDVHPMYDIKKLEGVIDLLEKRRIHFSIGVIPIFVNPAKKVKVKLTDDPKLIAILKNAQSHGAQIFIHGLTHQFSGVTAIGYEFWDNKTQEPFPGRITLEQLENRVREAENIIKEAGLKVDGWETPHYMATPILYKALKNEGIKTIYERVLLVDEVQFDNPLIVHQMLTYPSTYRGLYWIPEDFGYDGYNFTQKTVYNELEKHRAFSRGVVSFFFHPYLGKNQLEALLNSAQKDNVLFVNTNELLKIYKIKNN
- a CDS encoding ABC transporter ATP-binding protein; its protein translation is MLKVNNIVLRYGGILALKGVSLEVNKGEIVALIGANGAGKTSVLKAIMAVERVSSGEVYLDNVLLTGLSTDRIVSMGLCLVPEGRRIFTRMSVHENLLMGAFLRKDKKGIQDDIEKVLTLFPRLKERLNQKAGTLSGGEQQMLAIARGMMSRPKYLFLDEPSLGLAPVLVDEIFKIIKEINESGTSLLIVEQNAVKALKLADRGYVIETGNITISGTSEELLNSEHVRAAYLGGH